In one window of Arachis ipaensis cultivar K30076 chromosome B06, Araip1.1, whole genome shotgun sequence DNA:
- the LOC107647877 gene encoding amino acid permease 8-like: protein MDIEAASNVVPATHKSVDVDDDGRSKRTGDVLTATTHIITVVIGAGVLALAWAMAQLGWIAGIGIMIACSCISILTYNFIADCYRYPDPVTGKRNYTYMQAVNSYLGGKMHVFCGLILYGKLAGVTVGYAITTSTSLVAIKKAICFHEKGHDSYCKFSNNPYMIGFGIGQIFLSQIPDFHKLTWLSTIAAITSFGYAFIGSGLSLAVVLSGKGQPTSLTGVKVGADLTEADKIWRVFSAMGNIALACSFATVVYDIMDTLKSDPPENQQMKKANVIGITMMTVLFLACGGLGYAAFGEHTPGNILTGFGFYEPFWLVALGNVCIVIHIVGAYQVMAQPFFRIVEMGANIMWPHSDFINKEHPTKLWIFKFRLNMFRLVWRTIFVVIGTIIAMAMPFFHAFLALLGAIGFWPLIVFFPIQMHIAQRNIKVASLKWYALQLLNFTCFLITVLAAIGSIREISKNISKYRIFTYKQ from the exons ATGGACATTGAAGCAGCGTCTAACGTTGTTCCCGCCACACACAAAAGTGTCGATGTCGATGATGATGGCAGATCCAAAAGAACCG GGGATGTATTGACGGCAACAACACACATAATAACAGTTGTAATTGGGGCAGGAGTGTTGGCACTTGCATGGGCCATGGCCCAACTTGGATGGATAGCAGGCATTGGCATTATGATTGCATGTTCATGCATCTCCATTCTCACTTACAATTTCATAGCTGATTGTTATAGATATCCTGACCCTGTTACTGGCAAGAGGAATTACACTTATATGCAAGCCGTCAACTCATATTTAG GTGGGAAAATGCATGTGTTTTGCGGATTGATCCTATATGGGAAGCTGGCTGGTGTGACAGTGGGATATGCAATCACCACTTCTACAAGCTTGGT GGCTATAAAGAAAGCAATTTGCTTCCATGAAAAAGGGCACGATTCTTATTGCAAGTTTTCAAATAATCCCTACATGATTGGTTTTGGGATTGGGCAAATTTTCTTGTCCCAAATTCCAGACTTCCACAAATTGACATGGCTCTCAACCATTGCTGCTATCACCTCTTTTGGTTATGCATTTATTGGAAGTGGACTTTCCCTAGCAGTGGTGCTCTCAG GAAAAGGACAACCAACTAGTTTAACTGGAGTCAAAGTTGGAGCAGACCTAACTGAAGCAGATAAAATTTGGAGGGTCTTTAGTGCTATGGGAAACATTGCACTTGCTTGTTCTTTTGCCACTGTTGTTTATGACATAATG GACACATTGAAATCAGATCCACCGGAGAACCAACAAATGAAGAAGGCAAATGTTATAGGGATCACTATGATGACAGTATTGTTCCTTGCATGTGGTGGACTTGGCTATGCTGCTTTTGGGGAACACACACCAGGCAACATCCTCACTGGCTTTGGATTCTATGAGCCCTTTTGGTTGGTTGCTCTTGGTAATGTTTGCATTGTCATTCACATTGTGGGAGCATATCAG GTGATGGCTCAACCATTTTTTCGCATAGTTGAGATGGGTGCTAACATAATGTGGCCACATTCAGATTTCATAAACAAAGAACACCCAACAAAATTGTGGATCTTCAAATTCAGGTTGAATATGTTTAGGTTAGTTTGGAGGACAATATTCGTTGTAATTGGGACAATAATTGCCATGGCTATGCCTTTCTTCCACGCATTTCTTGCCCTACTTGGAGCAATTGGGTTTTGGCCACTCATTGTGTTTTTCCCCATACAAATGCACATTGCTCAGAGGAACATAAAAGTAGCTTCGTTAAAGTGGTATGCACTCCAACTTTTGAATTTCACATGCTTCCTTATTACGGTGCTTGCAGCAATTGGTTCCATTCGTGAGATCAGCAAGAATATCAGCAAATACAGGATATTCACCTATAAACAATAG